A window of the Mucilaginibacter sp. cycad4 genome harbors these coding sequences:
- a CDS encoding pentapeptide repeat-containing protein, translating into MQTLLFEDQTFTKITAAQLNGTTYENCKFINCDFAHAHLTGVTFVDCQFDTCNMLLVELGNTGLQNIRFKHCKLSGINFGKANDFLFEVHFEDCILDNAVFYKKKNKKATYTDCSMIETDLTEADLSDCKFNNCNLKNAFFSRTILKNADLSTSFNFIIDPDDNIIKKAKFSLHGLPGLLAKYDIRIG; encoded by the coding sequence ATGCAAACGCTACTCTTCGAAGACCAAACTTTTACCAAAATAACCGCCGCACAACTCAACGGCACCACTTATGAAAACTGTAAATTCATCAACTGTGATTTTGCCCATGCCCACCTTACGGGCGTTACTTTTGTCGACTGCCAATTTGATACCTGCAACATGCTCCTTGTTGAATTAGGCAATACCGGACTGCAGAACATCCGCTTTAAACATTGTAAATTAAGCGGCATAAACTTTGGCAAGGCCAATGATTTTTTATTTGAGGTACATTTTGAGGATTGTATTTTGGACAATGCTGTGTTTTATAAAAAGAAGAACAAGAAGGCTACCTACACCGATTGCTCCATGATTGAAACCGACTTGACCGAGGCCGACCTGAGCGATTGTAAATTTAATAACTGTAACCTCAAAAACGCTTTCTTTAGTCGTACAATCCTTAAAAACGCCGACTTAAGCACATCCTTTAATTTCATTATCGATCCGGATGATAATATCATCAAAAAAGCGAAGTTTTCGCTTCATGGCTTGCCGGGCCTGCTTGCCAAATATGATATCAGGATAGGATAA
- a CDS encoding DUF4846 domain-containing protein: protein MKILITCLLLLLNINIAPPDNVIKRFAVPAGYQRIMVSPGSFGAWLQALPLKPAGTPTKTYKGDIARTDVYTAAVIDMSVGNQDLQQCADAVMRLRGEYLYQQKKYNEISFNFTSGFKCDYAHYAKGYRYKNDHWVLKAKPDYSYNAFLNYMNLVFSYAGTLSLQKELKTVTNSNDVKPGDVFIRGGSPGHCFIVLDVVENAAHQKQFLLAQSFMPAQNIQVLKYDTPWFAMDQHSGIMYGELISKNYLKRF from the coding sequence ATGAAAATCCTGATCACCTGCCTGCTCTTGCTTTTGAATATTAATATTGCTCCTCCGGATAACGTGATTAAAAGATTCGCAGTGCCGGCAGGCTATCAGCGTATAATGGTTTCACCCGGTAGTTTCGGGGCATGGTTGCAGGCTTTACCGTTAAAACCGGCGGGCACGCCAACCAAAACTTATAAAGGCGACATTGCCCGCACCGATGTTTACACCGCTGCGGTTATTGACATGAGCGTAGGCAACCAGGACCTGCAGCAATGCGCCGATGCTGTAATGCGCTTACGCGGCGAATACCTTTATCAGCAAAAAAAATACAATGAAATTTCTTTCAACTTCACCAGTGGTTTTAAATGCGACTATGCGCATTATGCAAAAGGCTATCGCTACAAAAATGATCACTGGGTATTGAAAGCCAAACCCGATTATTCATACAATGCGTTTCTAAATTACATGAACCTGGTCTTCAGCTACGCGGGAACCCTGTCCCTCCAAAAGGAGTTAAAAACGGTAACTAATTCCAACGACGTAAAACCAGGCGATGTGTTTATCCGTGGAGGCTCACCGGGACATTGTTTTATTGTGCTTGATGTGGTGGAGAACGCTGCTCATCAAAAGCAGTTTTTACTGGCGCAGAGTTTTATGCCGGCCCAAAATATCCAGGTGCTAAAATATGATACACCCTGGTTTGCTATGGACCAGCACAGCGGGATCATGTATGGCGAGCTGATCAGTAAAAATTATTTGAAGCGGTTTTAG
- a CDS encoding M23 family metallopeptidase, whose amino-acid sequence MQKLILFFSFLLMSSGVIAQGDTSAFTKFNDFNTLVLNGGVKKPEAQKQFETLLKRINMLEMIRAERIIPKTQWIFPLKGYNSNAIGGTHGNGYFDKGYTYLDGNKHGAHPAHDIFINDRNQDCIDDHTQKPVDVIAVDDGWIIACTNQWEPNSNMRGGKFIWIYHPATRIFSYYAHNNSIFVKPGTYVKQGQKIAEVGRTGYNAYKKRSPTHLHFSAYKLVDGIPVPYNPYEQLKKAKTL is encoded by the coding sequence ATGCAAAAACTTATCCTGTTTTTTTCTTTTTTGTTGATGAGTTCCGGAGTCATTGCCCAGGGGGATACTTCTGCTTTTACCAAATTCAATGATTTTAATACCCTGGTTTTAAACGGAGGCGTCAAAAAACCGGAAGCTCAAAAGCAATTTGAAACGCTATTAAAACGAATTAACATGCTGGAAATGATACGTGCCGAGCGGATCATTCCAAAAACGCAATGGATATTCCCTTTAAAAGGATACAATAGCAACGCCATCGGCGGTACTCATGGTAATGGTTACTTTGATAAAGGTTATACCTACCTTGATGGCAACAAACATGGTGCCCATCCTGCGCACGATATTTTCATCAACGACCGCAACCAGGATTGCATTGATGACCATACTCAAAAACCGGTTGATGTTATTGCAGTTGACGATGGCTGGATTATTGCCTGTACCAATCAATGGGAACCGAATAGCAACATGCGTGGTGGCAAATTTATCTGGATCTATCATCCGGCAACAAGGATATTCAGCTACTATGCGCATAACAATTCCATTTTTGTAAAGCCCGGTACTTACGTTAAGCAAGGCCAAAAAATAGCTGAAGTAGGTCGTACAGGTTACAATGCCTATAAAAAACGTTCACCTACCCACCTGCATTTTTCAGCATATAAACTGGTAGATGGCATCCCCGTACCTTATAACCCTTACGAACAGCTAAAAAAAGCCAAAACGTTATGA
- a CDS encoding acyl-ACP desaturase encodes MEFFVEKRREVMVHIEKFMLEKIHEYLKPIDTIWQPSDFLPDSSRESFFSEIKELQESAAGLSYDLIAVLIGDTITEEALPTYESWLTMVQGVSDDEEGGWMKWTRHWTGEENRHGDLLNKYLYLSGRVNMRMMEISTQYLIADGFDIGTGHDPYRNFIYTSFQELATNVSHRRVASQAKKYGDPLLSKMCGVIASDEARHAKAYKYFIEKIFEVDPSEAMVAFEDMMRKKIVMPAHFLREVGLKVGQTFGHFTDAAQRLGIYTAIDYVDILKELLTDWHIESITGLDEAGEKARDYVVNLPARLLRVAERMKNPMLEYKFTWING; translated from the coding sequence ATGGAATTTTTTGTAGAAAAGCGCAGAGAAGTAATGGTGCACATTGAAAAGTTCATGTTAGAAAAAATACATGAATATTTAAAGCCCATTGATACCATCTGGCAGCCATCTGATTTTTTGCCCGATTCTTCCAGAGAATCATTTTTCAGCGAAATTAAAGAACTACAGGAAAGTGCCGCAGGTTTATCCTACGACCTGATTGCCGTTTTAATTGGTGATACCATTACCGAGGAGGCTTTGCCAACTTATGAATCGTGGTTAACCATGGTGCAGGGTGTATCAGACGATGAAGAGGGCGGCTGGATGAAATGGACCCGCCACTGGACCGGTGAAGAAAACCGTCATGGCGACCTGCTTAATAAATACCTGTATCTATCGGGCCGTGTTAATATGCGCATGATGGAGATCTCGACCCAATACCTGATAGCCGATGGGTTTGATATCGGTACCGGCCATGATCCTTACCGTAACTTTATATATACTTCTTTCCAGGAGCTGGCAACCAATGTATCGCACCGTCGTGTTGCCTCACAGGCCAAGAAATACGGCGATCCGCTGCTTTCGAAAATGTGCGGTGTTATCGCATCAGATGAAGCACGTCACGCTAAAGCTTACAAATATTTTATCGAAAAAATATTTGAGGTAGATCCGAGCGAGGCCATGGTAGCTTTTGAGGATATGATGCGCAAAAAGATCGTAATGCCTGCCCACTTCCTGCGTGAGGTTGGTTTAAAGGTTGGTCAAACTTTTGGCCACTTTACCGATGCTGCCCAGCGTTTGGGTATTTACACGGCTATCGACTATGTTGATATCCTGAAAGAGCTTTTGACCGACTGGCATATCGAAAGTATAACCGGTTTGGACGAAGCCGGCGAAAAGGCCCGCGATTATGTTGTGAACCTTCCGGCCCGCTTACTGCGTGTAGCCGAACGCATGAAAAACCCAATGCTTGAGTATAAGTTTACCTGGATTAACGGTTGA
- a CDS encoding beta-galactosidase, with product MNKKSLLFFVMQLLFIASAFAQYPKMDKLLYGVAYYDEYMPYERLEKDVQMMKACGINVVRIAESTWSTEEPQDGVFDFTHIDRVLNAMQKAGIHVIVGTPTYAVPTWMVKKHPEILAITPSGQNQYGPRQNMDITNKDYRFYAERVIRKIMEHVKDNKAVIGYQVDNETKSYSTAGPNVQALFVNYMKAKYKTLDNINHIFGLDYWSNRINNWDDFPSMVNTINGSLSSEFAKFQRQLVTDYLAWQAAIVREYKRPDQFITQNFDLEWHGYSFGIQPDVDHFAAAKALDIAGIDIYHPSQDKLTGVEISFGGDVARSMKGGKNYLTIETEAQGFPQWVPYPGQLRLQAFSHLASGANMVSYWPWHSIHNSAETYWKGLLSHDFEPNPVYDEAKTIGKDFDRLSAKLINLKKKNDVAILFSNEALTGFKAFGFGWGTRTGYNDVLRQFYDGLYHMNVGCDFVDPTSKNIEDYKLLIVPLLYAAPDSLLKRLNTYVKNGGHIIYTFKSGFADENVKVRTTHQPGIIDEACGIYYSQFTEPSNVSLKADDWNLKPEDKKLNTWMELITPTTAKVLAYYDHPVWGKYAAITENPYGRGLATYIGCLTTSAVTDKLLADAVKKVGLWGADQQIAWPVITKQGVNQAGKRVHYYFNYSAKETGLTYPYNNGKELLSGDNISKNGDLKLEPWAVKIIEVN from the coding sequence ATGAACAAGAAATCCCTGCTGTTCTTTGTCATGCAATTACTTTTTATTGCATCTGCTTTCGCGCAATATCCTAAAATGGATAAGCTGCTTTACGGCGTAGCTTATTATGATGAGTACATGCCTTATGAAAGGCTGGAAAAGGACGTGCAAATGATGAAAGCCTGCGGCATCAACGTGGTACGCATTGCCGAATCGACCTGGAGCACGGAGGAACCACAGGATGGTGTTTTTGATTTTACCCATATCGACAGGGTTTTAAACGCTATGCAAAAAGCGGGGATCCATGTTATTGTAGGTACGCCAACCTATGCCGTACCTACCTGGATGGTAAAAAAACATCCCGAGATCTTAGCTATCACCCCATCGGGCCAAAACCAATACGGGCCGCGGCAAAATATGGATATCACCAATAAAGATTACCGTTTTTATGCCGAGCGTGTTATCCGGAAAATCATGGAACACGTGAAAGATAACAAGGCCGTGATAGGTTACCAGGTAGATAACGAAACCAAATCGTACAGTACGGCAGGGCCAAACGTGCAGGCTCTGTTTGTGAATTACATGAAGGCCAAATATAAAACGCTTGATAACATCAACCACATCTTCGGGCTCGATTACTGGAGCAACCGGATCAATAACTGGGACGATTTTCCGTCGATGGTCAACACGATTAACGGCAGCCTTTCATCCGAGTTTGCCAAATTTCAACGCCAATTGGTTACTGATTATTTAGCATGGCAGGCCGCTATTGTGCGCGAATACAAACGCCCCGACCAGTTCATTACTCAAAACTTCGACCTGGAATGGCACGGCTATTCGTTCGGCATCCAGCCTGATGTTGATCATTTTGCAGCGGCCAAAGCATTAGACATTGCCGGGATAGATATTTACCACCCCAGCCAGGACAAGCTTACCGGCGTAGAGATCTCCTTTGGCGGCGATGTAGCCCGATCAATGAAAGGAGGCAAAAACTATCTTACTATCGAAACCGAAGCCCAGGGCTTTCCGCAATGGGTACCTTACCCCGGGCAGTTGAGGTTACAGGCTTTTAGTCATTTGGCATCGGGTGCAAATATGGTGAGTTACTGGCCATGGCACTCCATCCATAATTCGGCCGAAACTTACTGGAAAGGTTTGTTAAGTCATGATTTTGAACCCAACCCGGTTTATGACGAAGCCAAAACCATCGGCAAAGATTTCGACAGGTTAAGCGCCAAACTCATCAACCTGAAAAAGAAAAACGATGTAGCTATCTTATTTAGTAATGAAGCCCTTACCGGCTTTAAAGCTTTCGGTTTTGGCTGGGGAACACGCACGGGCTACAATGATGTATTGCGCCAGTTTTATGATGGCCTGTATCACATGAACGTGGGCTGTGATTTTGTAGACCCGACAAGTAAAAATATTGAAGATTATAAACTGCTGATAGTTCCCCTGCTATACGCGGCACCGGATAGTTTGTTAAAGCGCTTAAACACTTATGTTAAAAACGGCGGGCATATCATTTATACCTTCAAAAGCGGTTTCGCCGACGAAAATGTGAAGGTACGCACCACCCATCAGCCAGGCATTATTGACGAAGCCTGTGGAATTTACTATAGCCAATTCACCGAGCCGAGCAACGTTTCATTAAAAGCCGATGACTGGAACCTGAAACCCGAAGACAAAAAACTGAATACCTGGATGGAGCTCATTACCCCTACTACCGCAAAAGTATTAGCTTATTATGATCACCCGGTTTGGGGTAAGTATGCAGCCATTACCGAAAACCCCTATGGCAGGGGCCTTGCAACATACATAGGCTGTTTAACAACCAGCGCTGTTACTGATAAATTATTAGCTGATGCCGTAAAAAAAGTTGGCTTATGGGGAGCAGATCAGCAGATAGCATGGCCTGTTATCACCAAACAGGGTGTAAACCAGGCTGGCAAAAGGGTTCATTATTATTTTAATTATTCGGCAAAAGAAACCGGTCTGACTTATCCTTATAATAATGGAAAAGAGTTGCTATCAGGCGATAACATCAGCAAAAACGGCGATTTAAAACTGGAGCCATGGGCTGTTAAGATCATTGAGGTTAATTAA
- a CDS encoding mechanosensitive ion channel family protein, with amino-acid sequence MPKIYSLLILFLFAAFTTQAQKLPEKKGEPVIINRDTLFKFYAPQGLFDPKERAGIVTRRIEALMSRIDFNPDSLTLKNDTSVSIITYNGQMIMGVNNTDASYSELNRPQLAASYLAILKNKLGNVFESNSPKQLITNVLEAVAVIILLILLIWVVNKGFRWIKLKIILGWEHRVEKLAAKGAPVAYASRLLPFISGLINVGRLLIILLLVYLALPVLFYIFPSSQPIATQLIGFVVDPLKSILLAIVRFIPNLLTITVIYLVTRYIVKLVKFIANEIANGAIALKGFYPEWAIPTYNIIRVLMYAFMFVVIFPYLPGSQSKVFQGVTVFIGVLFSLGSSSAIANMVSGIVLTYMRPFKIGDRIKVGEITGDVIEKNLLVTRVRTIKNEDVTVPNATILSGATVNYTSSSKTLGLILNTSVTIGYDAPWETIHNLLINAAEATDGILANPKPFVLQTALNDFNVSYQINAYTDQPGKMAVIYSALYQNIQDKFNEAGMEIMSPHFTAVRDGSHIQIPENYVADGYKKPGYKIEREE; translated from the coding sequence ATGCCTAAAATTTATAGCTTGCTTATCCTTTTCCTGTTTGCTGCATTTACTACACAGGCACAAAAACTTCCTGAAAAAAAGGGCGAACCGGTGATCATTAACCGGGATACCCTGTTTAAATTTTACGCCCCGCAGGGATTGTTTGATCCTAAAGAACGTGCCGGGATTGTTACCAGGCGTATTGAGGCCCTGATGAGCCGGATAGATTTTAACCCGGATTCGTTAACACTTAAAAACGATACCTCCGTATCGATAATAACTTACAACGGGCAGATGATCATGGGCGTTAATAATACCGATGCTTCTTATTCCGAACTGAACCGGCCACAACTGGCAGCAAGTTATCTGGCGATACTAAAAAATAAGCTGGGCAATGTTTTTGAAAGCAACAGCCCTAAACAATTAATCACCAACGTGCTCGAAGCTGTGGCGGTTATTATTTTACTGATTTTACTGATCTGGGTTGTTAACAAGGGTTTTAGGTGGATAAAATTAAAAATTATACTGGGCTGGGAACACCGCGTCGAAAAACTGGCGGCCAAAGGGGCGCCTGTAGCCTATGCCTCACGCCTGCTTCCTTTTATCAGCGGGCTTATCAATGTTGGCCGGTTACTCATTATCCTGCTGCTGGTTTACCTGGCTTTGCCGGTATTGTTTTATATTTTCCCTTCTTCGCAGCCTATTGCCACACAGTTGATCGGCTTTGTGGTCGACCCGTTGAAAAGCATCCTGCTGGCCATTGTTCGCTTTATACCCAACCTGCTTACCATAACGGTTATTTATTTGGTTACCCGGTACATTGTAAAACTGGTAAAATTTATAGCTAACGAAATAGCTAACGGGGCTATCGCTTTAAAAGGCTTTTATCCTGAATGGGCTATCCCAACTTATAACATCATTCGTGTGCTGATGTACGCATTTATGTTTGTGGTGATATTTCCTTATCTACCTGGCTCTCAATCCAAAGTATTCCAGGGGGTTACAGTGTTTATAGGCGTGCTGTTTTCGCTGGGCTCGTCATCGGCTATTGCCAATATGGTATCGGGCATTGTGCTCACCTATATGCGCCCCTTTAAAATTGGCGACCGCATAAAGGTTGGTGAAATTACGGGTGATGTAATTGAGAAAAACCTGCTGGTTACACGCGTACGCACCATTAAAAACGAAGACGTAACTGTCCCCAACGCTACCATTTTAAGCGGTGCTACGGTTAACTATACCTCATCGTCAAAAACTTTGGGTTTGATACTGAACACCAGTGTCACTATTGGCTATGATGCCCCATGGGAAACCATTCATAACCTGCTCATTAACGCTGCCGAAGCAACAGACGGGATCCTTGCCAATCCAAAACCATTTGTACTGCAAACCGCTTTGAATGATTTTAATGTGAGTTACCAGATCAACGCTTATACCGATCAGCCCGGCAAAATGGCCGTAATCTATTCAGCACTGTACCAAAACATACAGGATAAATTTAATGAAGCAGGCATGGAGATCATGTCACCGCATTTTACAGCTGTGCGCGATGGAAGCCATATCCAGATCCCTGAAAACTATGTAGCTGATGGGTATAAAAAGCCGGGGTATAAGATAGAGCGGGAAGAATAA
- a CDS encoding aldo/keto reductase, producing the protein MNYKLLGRSGLKVSELCLGAMGFGTEGGWGAEKDASFAIMDAFADAGGNFIDTANVYKLGTSEKIIGEYLSNRDRDYFVLATKYTLKDNTTNPNASGNNRKNMMRSVEESLKRLKTDFIDVLYLHIWDNITPIDEVLRGLDDLIKQGKVAYAAISDTPAWVVSKGNTLAELMGWSQFIALQVEYSLLARTAERELIPMAKHYGMTVTPWAPLAGGALTGKYLRGEQGRVKPESNRRNNRAQSITEAVVAIAAELGVSESHVALQWMMDRDFSCIPIVGATKIDQLNDNLKAIDTKLTPEHFKKLNEVSAIELGFPGDFFNEDAVKMNSFGGFYDRVEKR; encoded by the coding sequence ATGAACTACAAATTATTAGGCCGCTCGGGCCTTAAAGTTTCCGAATTATGCCTGGGTGCTATGGGCTTCGGTACAGAAGGCGGCTGGGGCGCCGAAAAGGATGCCAGCTTTGCCATTATGGATGCCTTTGCCGATGCGGGTGGCAATTTCATTGATACAGCCAATGTGTACAAGCTGGGTACCAGCGAGAAGATCATCGGTGAGTACCTGAGCAATCGTGACCGCGATTATTTTGTGTTGGCTACCAAATACACGCTGAAGGATAATACCACCAATCCTAATGCATCGGGCAATAACCGCAAAAACATGATGCGGAGTGTTGAAGAAAGCCTTAAACGCCTTAAAACTGATTTTATTGATGTGCTGTACCTGCATATTTGGGATAATATTACGCCAATTGACGAGGTATTGCGCGGGTTGGACGACCTGATCAAGCAAGGCAAGGTAGCCTACGCCGCCATCAGTGATACACCCGCCTGGGTAGTATCAAAAGGGAACACCCTTGCCGAGCTGATGGGCTGGAGCCAGTTCATCGCTTTACAGGTGGAGTATAGCCTGCTGGCCCGCACCGCCGAGCGCGAGCTGATCCCGATGGCAAAACATTATGGAATGACGGTTACCCCCTGGGCCCCGCTGGCCGGTGGTGCTTTGACAGGCAAATACCTCCGTGGCGAACAGGGACGTGTAAAACCCGAAAGCAATCGCCGTAACAACAGGGCACAAAGCATTACCGAAGCGGTTGTTGCCATTGCCGCCGAATTAGGTGTATCCGAAAGTCATGTTGCCCTGCAATGGATGATGGACAGGGATTTCAGTTGTATCCCCATTGTAGGTGCTACCAAAATTGATCAGCTAAATGATAACCTGAAAGCAATAGATACAAAATTAACCCCCGAACATTTTAAAAAGCTTAACGAAGTAAGCGCGATTGAGTTAGGTTTCCCCGGCGATTTTTTTAATGAGGATGCCGTGAAAATGAACAGTTTTGGTGGGTTTTATGATAGGGTTGAAAAAAGGTAG
- a CDS encoding HAMP domain-containing sensor histidine kinase codes for MFVQITNEELIRETSKKAWYQTNNIIWTIIFLYPLFSIVDFIYATNYWLQFFIIRIITILIIYGLFSYFQHKQFSYRILLHISFFMLSVTAAILCNLVNIQFLTIYFMLFATTLLFFNLQVFWEPLNSIIQTLMALLLLAIFFNLLSEYNLDLVLSNGGQIFFIIAGISCLIPGARYKVIQREVRAQIMIEKSNEQLKQQNKDINEKNNLIDLQYEQLRKLDNQKNSFINIAGHDLKNLIGSIVMSNNMIKEEDFRLSTDQKEFVGYISESADKMQYMLNKLMDVKEIESPDMKFNMEIFDINVEVMHVFRGLYETALMKNIHLVDNILKLPLNVRLDKVFAGQVFQNLLSNAIKFSQTNNSIKVVTSLQRQRFVFEIIDEGIAIGQQELEMMFNKLKTLNDTSGVTESRLGLGLSIAKLMTKEMGGELSYRSDDNGNYFRVEFYVIN; via the coding sequence ATGTTTGTTCAAATTACCAACGAAGAATTAATTAGAGAGACCTCCAAAAAAGCATGGTATCAAACCAATAATATAATCTGGACAATTATATTTCTGTACCCTCTTTTTAGTATCGTTGATTTTATTTACGCTACAAACTACTGGCTGCAGTTCTTTATTATCCGCATTATAACTATCCTTATTATATACGGCCTGTTCAGTTATTTTCAGCATAAACAATTTAGTTACCGCATATTATTGCATATCAGTTTTTTTATGCTTTCGGTAACGGCCGCTATATTATGCAACCTGGTAAACATTCAGTTCCTGACTATTTACTTTATGCTGTTTGCTACCACTCTATTGTTTTTTAACCTCCAGGTGTTTTGGGAGCCCTTAAACTCCATCATCCAAACCTTAATGGCCCTATTGCTGCTTGCCATTTTCTTTAACCTGCTAAGCGAATACAACCTCGACCTGGTTTTAAGCAACGGCGGGCAGATCTTTTTTATCATCGCGGGAATCTCCTGTTTAATACCCGGGGCCCGTTATAAGGTGATCCAGCGTGAAGTACGCGCACAGATCATGATCGAAAAATCAAACGAGCAGCTTAAACAGCAAAATAAGGATATCAATGAAAAAAACAACCTCATCGACCTCCAGTATGAGCAGCTACGCAAGCTCGACAACCAAAAGAACAGCTTTATCAACATTGCCGGGCACGACCTTAAAAACCTCATCGGCTCTATTGTAATGAGCAATAACATGATCAAGGAAGAGGATTTCAGGCTCAGTACCGATCAGAAAGAATTTGTGGGCTATATCTCCGAATCGGCCGACAAGATGCAGTATATGCTTAATAAGCTGATGGATGTTAAGGAGATCGAATCGCCGGATATGAAATTCAATATGGAGATCTTTGATATCAACGTTGAAGTGATGCATGTTTTTAGAGGCCTGTATGAAACAGCCCTCATGAAAAACATCCACCTGGTTGATAATATCCTGAAGCTGCCCCTCAACGTAAGGCTCGATAAAGTATTTGCAGGCCAGGTGTTTCAGAACCTGTTATCAAACGCCATTAAGTTTTCGCAAACCAATAACAGCATTAAGGTAGTAACCAGCTTACAGCGCCAGCGGTTTGTTTTCGAAATTATTGACGAAGGTATAGCCATAGGCCAGCAGGAGCTGGAAATGATGTTTAACAAGCTTAAAACACTTAACGATACATCGGGTGTTACCGAAAGCCGTTTAGGCCTTGGCTTATCAATTGCCAAACTGATGACAAAGGAAATGGGCGGCGAGCTCAGCTACCGCAGCGATGACAACGGCAATTATTTCAGAGTAGAATTTTACGTAATAAATTAA
- a CDS encoding cellulase family glycosylhydrolase, which produces MRYYGLRQVIDYHYGRLSDNNYLTETPQIIDLWLKLAKKYKSTSYYNLFFEVYNEPSHINPKVWKDAAYNIATATRKVDRQRTLVAGASNYSSIYELSRFERPADDNIIYTFHSYEPFFFTHQGAAGWVARLQPPGYHFHTMRKIFLHLIKKQKIPPAKATTVCNARWQRTIHK; this is translated from the coding sequence ATGCGATATTACGGATTGAGGCAGGTGATAGATTATCATTATGGCAGGTTAAGCGACAATAATTATCTCACAGAAACACCGCAAATAATTGATTTGTGGCTAAAATTAGCTAAAAAGTATAAAAGCACAAGTTATTATAACCTGTTTTTTGAGGTGTATAATGAGCCGTCCCATATTAACCCCAAAGTGTGGAAAGATGCCGCATATAATATTGCTACGGCTACCCGTAAAGTTGATAGGCAACGAACCCTGGTAGCAGGTGCATCAAACTATAGCAGCATCTACGAGCTAAGCAGGTTTGAAAGGCCTGCCGATGATAATATCATTTATACTTTTCACTCCTACGAGCCTTTCTTTTTTACCCATCAGGGGGCAGCCGGGTGGGTGGCCAGGTTGCAACCACCGGGGTATCATTTCCATACAATGCGGAAAATTTTCCTGCACTTAATCAAAAAGCAAAAAATACCTCCGGCAAAAGCAACTACAGTATGTAACGCGCGATGGCAACGAACAATCCATAAATGA